The following proteins are co-located in the Fructilactobacillus carniphilus genome:
- the yfmH gene encoding EF-P 5-aminopentanol modification-associated protein YfmH, which produces MQKHYNQYDETVESTRLANGMKVIVNPKPQFNSIYAMLTADFGSINVRLKNRTVPAGIAHFMEHKLFDKEHYDSSDHYAALGASDNAFTSFAQTSYLFTATDNVIENLRVLLDLVYHPFFSPEKIAKEQGIIGQEILMYQDDPNSRLYFDTIANLYSNSPLSADIAGDIPSIAQITEADLYATYRQYYQPGNLTLTLCGPVTLAEILPVLQTLPTTQGDQAELRRLKQQTKRDIQNSVVIPQRETSLSVTTPKLAVGYRGPAPTRTGRDFAQQELAFGIFLQLLFSEDSDIYQHLYQTGIINDSFGFDFEMEADYHFLILAMDTEQPERFSDAIGNVIEQALQDPQRLAPQFNLIKNEELGERISQMNSVSAIANQLGTALDGYTNLFDEIEIINQLDLKTVVKLAQAFFRASQKTINLIK; this is translated from the coding sequence ATGCAAAAACATTATAATCAATATGACGAAACGGTAGAAAGCACCCGGCTTGCGAATGGAATGAAAGTAATCGTTAATCCGAAGCCCCAGTTTAATTCAATCTATGCAATGCTAACTGCGGACTTTGGCTCGATTAACGTCCGACTCAAAAATCGGACCGTTCCAGCTGGAATTGCCCACTTTATGGAGCATAAGTTGTTTGATAAGGAACATTACGATTCCAGTGATCACTATGCTGCTCTAGGTGCAAGTGACAACGCCTTTACTAGCTTTGCGCAAACTAGTTATCTGTTTACGGCCACTGATAATGTGATTGAGAACCTCCGGGTGCTGTTAGACCTGGTCTATCATCCGTTCTTTAGTCCGGAAAAAATTGCCAAGGAGCAGGGGATTATTGGACAAGAAATTTTGATGTATCAAGATGATCCTAACTCGCGACTCTATTTTGATACGATTGCCAACTTGTATTCTAACTCGCCGTTAAGCGCTGATATTGCCGGCGACATTCCTTCGATTGCTCAGATTACGGAGGCTGATTTGTACGCTACCTACCGCCAGTATTATCAACCCGGTAATTTGACTCTGACACTTTGTGGGCCGGTGACGTTAGCAGAAATTTTACCTGTTTTACAAACATTACCAACTACCCAAGGCGATCAGGCCGAGTTACGGAGACTTAAGCAACAAACGAAGCGGGACATTCAAAATAGCGTGGTGATTCCTCAGCGAGAAACCTCGTTATCAGTAACCACGCCTAAGCTGGCGGTTGGTTATCGAGGACCGGCACCAACTAGAACGGGACGGGATTTTGCTCAGCAAGAATTAGCCTTTGGCATTTTTCTCCAGTTGCTGTTTTCTGAAGATTCGGATATTTATCAACACCTTTACCAAACTGGGATTATCAATGATTCATTTGGCTTTGATTTTGAAATGGAAGCAGATTATCACTTTTTGATTTTGGCGATGGATACAGAGCAGCCCGAACGCTTTAGTGATGCGATTGGAAATGTGATTGAACAAGCCCTTCAGGATCCGCAGCGCTTAGCTCCGCAGTTTAATTTGATTAAAAATGAAGAGCTCGGGGAGCGAATTAGCCAAATGAATTCGGTCTCTGCCATTGCTAACCAATTAGGTACAGCTTTAGATGGATACACTAATTTGTTTGATGAAATTGAAATCATTAACCAGTTGGATTTGAAAACAGTTGTTAAGCTGGCACAAGCCTTCTTTCGGGCTAGTCAAAAAACGATTAATCTAATTAAGTAG